One window of Nostoc sp. C052 genomic DNA carries:
- a CDS encoding carbohydrate ABC transporter permease, with amino-acid sequence MFEINRRRSNPRWNITEDLAGYMFMMPTILVLGTFVVLPILYAVFLSLQKVQLLGGIEYEFIGFRNFTRLAEDERVWIALRNTAAYVAIVVPTQTVLALILAVTLNSGIRGKNWWRILYFLPTVTSSAVLTLIFMWIYNTDGLLNDFLAFVGLPTYNWLGDPAVALKGIMIMNIWSTAPFFMVIYLAALQDIPQTLYEAAELDGANGWQQFIYITLPLLKPVTFFVVAVGVIGTFQLFDQSYIFSGGTGGPNNATLTVVLLIYQAVFRNLQMGYAAAIAFLLATAIILITLIQRRLFGGERFD; translated from the coding sequence GTGTTTGAAATCAACAGGCGGCGGAGTAACCCCAGGTGGAACATCACCGAAGACTTGGCTGGGTATATGTTCATGATGCCCACAATTCTAGTTTTGGGAACTTTTGTAGTCTTACCTATTCTCTACGCCGTTTTTCTTTCCCTGCAAAAAGTCCAACTTCTCGGCGGTATTGAGTACGAGTTCATCGGTTTTCGTAACTTCACGCGATTAGCTGAAGATGAACGGGTTTGGATTGCTTTGAGAAACACAGCAGCTTATGTAGCAATTGTTGTGCCAACTCAAACTGTACTAGCTTTAATTCTGGCGGTAACTCTGAATTCTGGGATTCGTGGTAAAAACTGGTGGCGCATCCTCTATTTTTTGCCCACAGTCACTTCTTCAGCAGTGCTGACGCTGATCTTTATGTGGATTTATAACACCGATGGGCTACTAAACGATTTTCTCGCGTTTGTAGGGCTACCGACTTATAACTGGTTGGGCGATCCAGCAGTTGCGCTCAAAGGCATTATGATTATGAACATTTGGTCAACTGCGCCATTTTTCATGGTGATTTATCTGGCGGCGTTGCAGGATATACCCCAAACACTTTATGAGGCGGCGGAACTCGATGGTGCAAATGGGTGGCAGCAATTTATCTACATTACTCTTCCCCTGCTTAAGCCTGTAACCTTCTTTGTGGTAGCAGTGGGGGTGATTGGGACTTTTCAACTTTTTGACCAGTCTTACATCTTTTCTGGCGGTACTGGCGGGCCGAACAACGCTACCTTAACTGTAGTGCTGCTGATTTATCAAGCTGTGTTTCGGAATTTACAAATGGGATATGCAGCTGCGATCGCATTTTTGTTAGCAACAGCCATCATTCTCATTACTTTGATTCAGCGCCGACTTTTCGGAGGCGAACGATTTGACTAA
- a CDS encoding carbohydrate ABC transporter permease: MTNTSGLFWLKALLYVLLTLYAIITLIPFLWAFSASFKPLSEIVSGEPNFLPKNFTLDNYRQIFLQEPLFWRWLFNSVAIAISVTLLNLLLNSMAGYALARLHFVGKRFWFFLILAVLAVPAQITLIPTFLILKAIGWLNSYQGMIAPSMVNATFIFMMRQFFVNFPKELEEAAQLDGLNTFGIFRHIVLPLAKPALAAQAVFVFMGSWNNFLLPIVILFDPEMFTLPLGLNTFKGQYISYWNYIMAASMVFTLPALGIYAFFNRYFIQSVTFTGGKG, translated from the coding sequence TTGACTAACACCTCTGGCTTATTCTGGCTCAAAGCCCTGTTATACGTCCTGCTGACACTCTATGCCATCATTACCCTAATACCCTTTCTCTGGGCATTTTCAGCATCATTTAAGCCGCTATCAGAGATTGTCAGTGGTGAACCCAACTTTCTCCCCAAGAATTTTACTCTCGATAACTACAGGCAAATCTTTCTCCAAGAACCGCTGTTTTGGCGCTGGTTGTTTAACAGTGTAGCGATCGCCATCAGCGTCACCCTTTTAAACTTGTTGTTAAATTCAATGGCTGGTTATGCCTTGGCAAGACTGCACTTTGTAGGCAAGCGTTTTTGGTTCTTCCTAATCTTGGCTGTGCTGGCAGTACCAGCCCAAATCACGCTAATTCCTACATTTTTAATTTTAAAAGCGATCGGCTGGCTAAATTCTTACCAAGGAATGATCGCGCCTAGCATGGTGAATGCCACTTTTATCTTTATGATGCGGCAGTTTTTTGTTAATTTTCCTAAAGAACTAGAAGAAGCCGCTCAACTCGATGGCTTAAATACCTTTGGGATATTCCGACATATTGTCTTACCTTTGGCAAAGCCAGCACTAGCAGCACAAGCAGTATTTGTGTTTATGGGAAGTTGGAATAATTTTTTACTGCCTATAGTTATCCTATTTGACCCAGAAATGTTTACCCTCCCTTTGGGACTGAACACCTTTAAAGGTCAATACATCAGCTATTGGAACTATATTATGGCGGCTTCTATGGTTTTTACCCTGCCAGCTTTAGGTATTTACGCCTTTTTTAATCGTTACTTTATTCAAAGCGTCACCTTTACTGGGGGAAAAGGTTAA
- the psbV gene encoding photosystem II cytochrome c-550 has protein sequence MFRRLIGVVVATVLLSFQLLVGSATAVELDKATRTVPLNTQGDTVVLSLKQVKEGKRLFNYACAQCHAGGVTKTNQNVGLTPEDLALATPNRNNIEGLVDYLKNPTTYDGEEEISEIHPSLKSADIFTAVRNLTDEDLEAIAGHILLQPKIVGTKWGGGKIYY, from the coding sequence ATGTTTAGAAGACTAATTGGCGTTGTTGTGGCTACTGTTTTACTCTCGTTTCAGTTGCTTGTCGGTAGCGCGACAGCAGTGGAACTGGACAAAGCTACCCGAACAGTGCCATTAAATACTCAAGGTGATACCGTCGTACTCAGCCTTAAACAAGTCAAAGAAGGCAAACGCTTATTTAATTACGCTTGCGCCCAATGTCATGCTGGTGGAGTTACCAAGACAAATCAAAACGTGGGACTCACTCCAGAAGACCTGGCACTGGCAACACCCAACCGTAATAACATTGAAGGCTTAGTCGATTACCTGAAAAATCCCACTACTTACGACGGGGAAGAAGAGATTTCTGAAATACACCCCAGTCTCAAAAGCGCAGATATTTTCACAGCAGTGCGAAATCTGACAGATGAGGACTTGGAGGCGATCGCCGGTCATATTCTTTTACAACCCAAAATCGTTGGTACTAAGTGGGGAGGCGGAAAAATCTATTACTAA
- the petE gene encoding plastocyanin, with product MKLISASWRRLSLAVLTILLVVSSFAVFTPSASAETYKVKLGSDKGLLAFEPKKLTIKPGDTIEWVNNKVPPHNVVFDAAKNPTKNAELAKSLSHTKLLLNPGQTKTTTFPADAPAGDYTFYCNPHRGAGMVGTITVES from the coding sequence ATGAAATTAATTTCGGCAAGCTGGCGACGCCTTAGTTTAGCTGTATTGACAATCCTTTTAGTTGTTAGCAGCTTTGCTGTTTTTACTCCCAGTGCTTCGGCTGAAACCTACAAGGTGAAATTGGGTAGCGATAAAGGATTGCTAGCATTTGAACCGAAAAAGTTGACCATCAAACCAGGCGACACAATTGAATGGGTGAACAACAAAGTTCCCCCCCATAATGTGGTGTTTGATGCTGCCAAAAACCCCACTAAAAACGCTGAATTGGCAAAATCTCTATCTCATACCAAGTTGCTGTTGAATCCTGGCCAAACCAAAACAACCACCTTCCCCGCAGATGCACCTGCTGGTGACTACACTTTCTACTGCAATCCCCACCGTGGTGCTGGCATGGTTGGTACAATCACTGTCGAGAGTTAG
- the petJ gene encoding cytochrome c6 PetJ: MRILLLILMSAIAIFKLTFISPALAAETPNGAKIFEANCASCHIGGGNILIIQKTLKKEALSKYLENYDSDSIQAIIHQVQNGKNAMPAFKDKLSTEDILEVAAYVFQNAEQGW, translated from the coding sequence TTGAGAATACTTTTATTAATTTTAATGTCGGCGATCGCCATATTCAAATTGACATTCATTAGTCCAGCACTAGCTGCCGAAACACCCAACGGTGCTAAAATTTTTGAGGCTAACTGCGCTTCTTGCCATATCGGTGGCGGTAATATCCTGATTATCCAGAAAACTTTGAAAAAGGAAGCATTATCAAAATACTTAGAAAATTATGATAGTGACTCAATTCAGGCGATTATCCACCAAGTACAAAATGGTAAAAATGCCATGCCTGCTTTTAAAGATAAGTTAAGTACTGAGGATATTCTGGAGGTAGCTGCTTACGTTTTTCAAAATGCAGAACAAGGCTGGTAA
- a CDS encoding triacylglycerol lipase: MPLPTVILPGYLESAIAYRQLEQSLQQLDFPTVTVPLRRRDWFPTLGGRPVTPILQQLDRTIKHTLLQYNATQVNLIGHSAGGWISRIYMGEKPYLGRGGVKPFLWEAHPLVANLITLGTPHISQERWTRFNLDFVTNNYPGAFHKNVRYICVAGKTIFGQRRPGSWLAYSSYQLTCGQGNTWGDGITPIAAAHLEGAENLVIEGVRHSPRSPGIWYGSAEPLKAWVQYLI; this comes from the coding sequence ATGCCGTTACCGACAGTTATTTTACCTGGATATCTAGAAAGCGCGATCGCTTATCGCCAACTAGAACAATCTTTACAACAGTTAGATTTTCCCACCGTTACAGTGCCACTGCGACGGCGTGACTGGTTCCCCACTCTCGGAGGAAGACCCGTAACACCAATTTTGCAACAACTCGATCGCACAATCAAGCACACATTACTGCAATATAATGCTACTCAAGTTAACTTAATTGGTCACTCAGCCGGAGGTTGGATATCCCGTATTTATATGGGAGAAAAACCCTATTTGGGACGCGGTGGTGTCAAACCATTTCTCTGGGAAGCACATCCCCTGGTTGCTAATCTCATCACCTTGGGTACACCTCACATTAGCCAAGAACGCTGGACGCGCTTCAATCTCGATTTTGTCACCAATAACTACCCAGGAGCCTTTCACAAAAACGTTCGTTACATTTGTGTGGCTGGCAAAACTATCTTTGGCCAAAGGCGGCCTGGTAGTTGGTTAGCTTACAGCAGTTACCAATTAACCTGTGGTCAGGGTAACACTTGGGGAGATGGCATCACCCCCATTGCAGCTGCTCATTTAGAAGGTGCAGAAAATCTGGTGATTGAAGGTGTCAGACATTCTCCCAGAAGTCCTGGGATTTGGTACGGTTCAGCAGAACCTTTAAAAGCTTGGGTGCAATATCTAATTTAA
- a CDS encoding cytochrome b N-terminal domain-containing protein: MQSTQFDQILRRIATILSVVILTLCLIYVSSGVLLSFYYEPTAGGAYNSLKMINTQLPYGWLFWRAHNIAGNAVIAIALIQIVVMFLGRQFRQSWLTAWISGILLTLSAIGLDWTAMILDWTQEGYWRFNIELGTIEAIPFIGGQLRDILTGGGAINTVTVEHLYTIHSYLISVATLILAIVHFSALLWQESQVELEVRS, encoded by the coding sequence ATGCAAAGCACCCAGTTCGATCAGATTTTGCGACGAATAGCGACGATATTATCGGTCGTGATTTTGACTCTGTGTTTAATTTATGTATCTAGCGGAGTTCTACTGTCTTTTTACTATGAACCGACAGCAGGCGGGGCTTATAACTCCTTAAAGATGATTAATACACAACTACCATACGGCTGGTTGTTTTGGAGAGCGCATAACATTGCTGGTAACGCGGTAATTGCGATCGCCTTAATTCAAATTGTGGTGATGTTTTTAGGTAGGCAATTTCGCCAGAGTTGGCTCACAGCTTGGATTAGTGGGATTCTGTTGACCCTAAGTGCGATCGGGCTAGATTGGACAGCGATGATTTTGGATTGGACTCAGGAAGGATACTGGCGTTTTAACATTGAGCTAGGAACTATCGAAGCTATTCCTTTCATTGGTGGCCAACTGCGCGACATCCTAACCGGCGGTGGAGCTATTAACACAGTTACCGTCGAACACCTTTACACAATACACAGTTATCTGATTTCGGTGGCCACTCTAATTCTGGCCATAGTGCATTTCTCTGCTTTACTCTGGCAGGAATCGCAAGTGGAGTTAGAAGTTAGGAGTTAG
- a CDS encoding sodium:proton antiporter yields MEASFEITIQMAIAVFAGISAQVLAAYLRVPSIVLLLLLGILFGSDGIGLLHPHSLGTGLEVIVALATAIILFEGGLNLDLRELGRVSVSLQLLVTQGTLITLLGGSMAAHWLGEFPWNIAFLYASIVVVTGPTVVGPLLKQINVDRQVATLLEGEGVLIDPVGAILAFVVLDTILNGDADPINAITGLLMRLGVGAAIGGAGGYLMSLIFKRASFLSFELKNLVVLAILWSLFTLSQMIRSESGVMTTVVAGAVFANSSVPEERLLRSFKGQLTILSVSVLFILLAADLSIASVFALGWGSLFTVLVLMFVVRPINILLCTWNSDLNWRQKLFLSWVAPRGIVAASVASFFAISLTQRGINGGDSIKALVFLTIIMTVVCQGLTAGWVAKLLQITSKDAIGAVIVGCNPLSLLIARFFQERGENVVMIDTDPECLVQAEAQNLRVIASSALDAAVLEEAGLASMGTFLAMTSNGEVNFVLAQRAAEEFNPPRVLAVFPRDPQASNSASNKVNQAFIPDLAIKTWNEYLNDGRVKLGTTTLNELEFSTQCDHIQEKIRTGVLIPLLIEREERLQVMPANQDWEIGDRIIYLLHDPRPSLLKRLSGATQSTPLSLEKLPEVEDLSLAQF; encoded by the coding sequence ATGGAAGCATCTTTTGAAATTACTATACAGATGGCGATCGCCGTCTTTGCGGGTATTAGCGCCCAAGTGCTAGCCGCATACCTTCGTGTACCCAGCATCGTCTTGTTATTGCTGTTGGGCATCTTGTTTGGCTCTGATGGCATCGGGTTATTGCATCCCCATTCGCTAGGCACTGGGCTAGAAGTTATTGTCGCCCTCGCAACGGCAATAATTTTGTTTGAGGGCGGACTTAACTTGGATCTACGAGAATTAGGCAGAGTTTCAGTTAGCCTGCAATTGCTTGTCACTCAAGGAACGTTAATCACATTACTTGGTGGGAGTATGGCAGCCCACTGGCTGGGGGAATTTCCCTGGAACATAGCTTTTCTCTACGCTTCCATAGTTGTAGTGACAGGCCCAACGGTCGTTGGCCCTTTGCTTAAACAAATTAATGTCGATCGGCAAGTAGCAACACTTTTGGAAGGGGAAGGGGTTTTAATCGACCCTGTAGGGGCTATCCTCGCCTTCGTTGTCCTCGATACGATTTTGAACGGCGATGCTGACCCCATTAATGCGATCACTGGTTTATTGATGCGTTTGGGTGTTGGTGCAGCAATTGGTGGTGCTGGCGGTTATCTGATGAGTTTGATTTTCAAACGCGCCAGTTTTCTGTCATTTGAACTAAAAAATTTAGTGGTGTTGGCGATTCTTTGGAGCCTGTTTACCTTATCGCAAATGATCCGCAGTGAATCGGGAGTAATGACAACAGTAGTTGCAGGAGCAGTATTTGCGAACTCCTCAGTCCCAGAAGAACGTCTTTTACGAAGTTTTAAGGGTCAGCTAACAATTCTCAGCGTCTCGGTGCTATTTATCTTATTAGCTGCTGACCTATCCATTGCGAGTGTGTTTGCTTTGGGTTGGGGTAGTTTATTTACTGTTTTGGTACTAATGTTTGTCGTTCGCCCGATTAATATTCTCTTGTGTACCTGGAACAGCGATCTAAACTGGCGACAAAAATTATTTTTAAGCTGGGTTGCGCCAAGAGGAATTGTTGCTGCTTCCGTAGCTTCTTTTTTTGCGATTTCGCTGACACAGCGCGGCATTAACGGCGGTGATTCCATCAAAGCTCTGGTATTCCTCACAATTATCATGACTGTTGTCTGTCAAGGGCTAACAGCTGGTTGGGTTGCTAAATTGCTGCAAATCACCTCTAAAGACGCAATTGGGGCAGTAATTGTGGGTTGTAATCCCTTAAGTCTTTTGATTGCCCGGTTCTTTCAAGAACGGGGAGAAAACGTTGTGATGATTGATACTGACCCCGAATGTCTTGTACAAGCTGAGGCGCAAAATCTCCGGGTGATTGCCAGCAGTGCCCTAGATGCTGCTGTTTTGGAAGAGGCCGGACTTGCTTCTATGGGTACTTTTTTGGCGATGACGAGTAATGGTGAGGTGAATTTTGTTTTGGCTCAACGAGCTGCTGAAGAGTTTAATCCACCACGTGTTTTAGCTGTTTTCCCCCGCGATCCGCAAGCGAGTAACTCAGCTAGTAATAAAGTTAATCAAGCTTTTATCCCAGACTTAGCTATTAAAACTTGGAATGAATATTTGAATGATGGGCGAGTTAAATTGGGGACGACCACGCTAAATGAGTTGGAATTTTCTACTCAATGCGATCACATCCAAGAAAAGATTCGGACTGGGGTATTGATACCGCTATTGATAGAACGAGAAGAACGTTTACAGGTAATGCCAGCTAACCAAGATTGGGAAATTGGCGATCGCATTATTTATCTGTTACATGACCCCAGACCTAGCCTTTTAAAACGTTTATCTGGTGCCACCCAATCCACTCCCCTCTCTTTAGAAAAGTTACCGGAGGTTGAAGACCTATCCCTCGCCCAATTTTAG
- a CDS encoding SRPBCC family protein, whose translation MTKKQNTTENADLQSSTDDTDLEGDLLAQVEIQIEKIAERQRQISAKVQIPHPVEQIWKVLTNYEALPDFLPNLAKSCLIEHPNGGIRLEQVGSQRLLNFNFCARVVLDLEECFPKTINFRMVEGDFKGFSGSWCLEPYSFGEYIGTNLSYTIQVWPKLTMPVGIIENRLSKDLRLNLLAIHQRVEELASKEPYV comes from the coding sequence GTGACTAAAAAACAGAACACAACAGAGAACGCTGATTTGCAGTCTTCCACTGATGACACCGACCTAGAAGGGGATTTGCTTGCTCAGGTAGAAATTCAAATTGAGAAAATAGCAGAGCGACAGCGGCAAATTAGTGCTAAAGTCCAAATTCCCCATCCAGTGGAGCAAATCTGGAAGGTTCTGACAAATTATGAAGCCTTACCAGACTTCCTCCCCAACCTCGCCAAGAGTTGCCTAATCGAGCATCCCAATGGTGGAATTCGACTGGAGCAAGTAGGCTCCCAACGCTTACTGAATTTCAACTTTTGTGCGCGAGTAGTTCTGGATTTGGAAGAATGCTTTCCCAAAACAATTAATTTCCGCATGGTAGAGGGAGATTTTAAAGGCTTTTCTGGTAGCTGGTGCTTAGAGCCTTATTCCTTCGGTGAGTATATAGGAACAAATTTGTCCTACACAATTCAGGTTTGGCCTAAACTCACTATGCCAGTGGGAATTATTGAAAATCGCCTGAGTAAAGATTTGCGGTTAAATCTCCTAGCTATTCACCAACGTGTAGAAGAACTAGCCAGCAAAGAACCGTATGTATAA
- a CDS encoding GAF domain-containing protein yields MKKPLSSPPHYVDDIDRLQHYQVKLMQHQEERARQLVQQINQIIANSSATALMLQDIAQLLGVTFQVDCCCLVSVADETSDEAATTNWCADEYLGLPHPEEMFSMEQLLMHSPVLQCAAQPLTIEDISIIQNSLVIGCQYLPLPIKAVLAIPTRFGGNNNGVINLIKFQPYEWSESEKQLLKDVESACAIAFSRVAQAQLIAHQEQYVQKSKQHQSLIKQLTVLSRSNLELNQMLQLVIASTAESLQADRGLLISLKYTDPLFRTQAKKQIPKARATVIGEWAREAQNSRTSKPDTLAQSFLISECGLCQRAFMDSGKAVIFDDYTDQNETLTAAPLFAIEELPAVLLVPLESQGKILGFLVLQQSVIRNWQPAELNLVEMVSAHVSNAIIQSQTLRQVQTLVDERTAKLQSSLELQAKLHERTRQYVEQLRKLNELKDEFLSNMSDRLRYPLTNMLMSIRNLRLPGIAPERQVRYLDILEQECSKEINLINDLLTLQKLESPHEAPLLQSIDLNTRIQDIAASFEKKLGEKGLRISVDLPEDSLKLQTELESFDRILQELLTNACKYSEQDTIVRLEAAHRVDQQIDQVIIKVTNIGRAISEEEATYIFDKFRRGKGRWTPGTGLGLALVKSLVQHLNGAIAVESLPISDSEQSEICFTLTLPQFSDESKP; encoded by the coding sequence ATGAAGAAGCCTTTATCATCGCCGCCACATTACGTAGATGACATAGATCGACTACAACATTACCAAGTCAAGCTGATGCAGCATCAGGAAGAACGTGCCCGCCAGTTGGTACAACAAATTAACCAAATCATTGCCAATAGCTCTGCTACGGCATTGATGCTGCAAGATATTGCCCAATTACTAGGAGTTACTTTTCAAGTAGATTGCTGCTGCTTGGTTTCAGTGGCGGATGAAACATCCGACGAAGCAGCTACTACTAATTGGTGTGCTGATGAATATCTAGGGTTGCCACACCCAGAAGAAATGTTTTCGATGGAACAGTTACTTATGCACTCGCCAGTGTTGCAATGTGCTGCCCAACCATTGACTATTGAAGACATTTCCATCATTCAGAACAGTCTGGTAATTGGGTGTCAATATTTGCCACTACCGATAAAAGCGGTTTTGGCAATTCCCACTCGGTTTGGTGGCAATAATAACGGAGTGATTAATCTGATTAAATTCCAACCTTATGAATGGAGTGAATCAGAAAAACAATTGCTCAAAGATGTGGAGTCAGCTTGTGCGATCGCTTTTTCTAGAGTGGCACAAGCTCAACTAATTGCTCATCAAGAGCAGTACGTGCAAAAGAGCAAGCAGCATCAAAGCTTGATCAAGCAACTGACCGTATTAAGTCGCAGCAACTTGGAGCTTAATCAAATGCTCCAGTTAGTTATCGCCTCTACTGCCGAATCTCTACAGGCAGATCGGGGTTTGCTCATATCACTGAAATATACAGATCCACTATTTAGGACTCAAGCTAAAAAACAAATTCCCAAAGCAAGAGCTACTGTGATTGGTGAATGGGCTAGGGAAGCACAAAATTCCCGCACTAGTAAACCAGACACCTTAGCTCAGTCTTTCTTGATTTCAGAGTGTGGTTTATGCCAGCGTGCCTTCATGGATTCTGGAAAAGCAGTAATCTTTGATGACTATACAGACCAAAACGAAACCTTGACAGCGGCCCCATTATTTGCAATTGAGGAATTGCCGGCGGTACTTTTAGTGCCATTAGAGAGCCAAGGTAAAATCTTAGGATTCTTGGTGCTACAGCAATCTGTGATTCGCAATTGGCAACCAGCAGAATTAAATCTTGTAGAAATGGTTTCTGCTCATGTGAGTAACGCCATAATTCAGTCACAGACATTGCGCCAAGTGCAAACTTTGGTAGATGAACGGACGGCGAAACTTCAGAGTAGTCTGGAACTTCAAGCGAAACTGCATGAAAGAACACGGCAGTATGTTGAGCAGTTACGTAAACTTAATGAACTCAAAGATGAATTTTTGAGTAACATGAGCGATCGCCTACGCTACCCCCTGACAAATATGCTGATGTCAATTCGCAACTTGCGTTTGCCAGGAATAGCACCAGAGCGTCAAGTTAGATATCTGGATATCCTTGAGCAAGAATGTTCCAAGGAAATCAACTTGATTAATGACTTGTTGACACTCCAGAAACTAGAGTCGCCTCACGAAGCCCCGCTATTACAATCTATAGATTTAAATACTAGAATCCAGGATATAGCAGCATCTTTTGAGAAAAAACTTGGCGAAAAGGGATTAAGGATTTCTGTAGATTTACCAGAAGATTCGCTAAAACTGCAAACAGAACTGGAGAGTTTTGACCGAATCCTGCAAGAATTATTAACAAATGCTTGTAAATACTCAGAGCAGGATACAATAGTCCGCCTGGAAGCGGCTCACCGAGTCGATCAACAAATCGATCAAGTTATCATAAAGGTGACGAATATAGGACGCGCGATCTCTGAAGAAGAAGCGACCTATATTTTTGACAAGTTCCGTCGCGGAAAAGGGCGTTGGACTCCAGGGACAGGCTTGGGACTTGCTCTAGTCAAGTCTTTAGTGCAGCACTTGAATGGAGCGATCGCAGTTGAAAGTCTCCCCATCTCGGATTCTGAACAAAGCGAAATTTGCTTCACCCTGACTCTGCCCCAATTTTCTGACGAAAGCAAACCATAA
- a CDS encoding HNH endonuclease: MQVLEQSVVVFSQNYLPLCRVNIKRAIVLLVTNKAQPLGFTIEGGWQVHSPNLVIDVPKHIRLTITSNERMWKVPPVNRREVLRRDHHSCQYCGSGKHLTLDHVMPRSKGGSHTWDNVVAACERCNSRKGDRTLFEAGMQLRTKPKAPIHPAISFAEQFWIDMQGSLE; this comes from the coding sequence ATGCAAGTGTTGGAGCAATCTGTAGTGGTGTTTTCCCAAAATTACTTGCCACTATGTCGGGTCAATATTAAGCGCGCGATTGTGCTGTTAGTAACCAACAAGGCGCAACCGCTGGGTTTTACCATAGAAGGCGGCTGGCAAGTTCACTCACCCAATTTGGTAATTGATGTGCCAAAACACATTCGCTTGACAATCACTTCTAATGAGCGGATGTGGAAAGTTCCGCCAGTGAATCGGCGGGAAGTGTTGCGACGAGATCATCACAGTTGCCAATATTGCGGTAGCGGTAAACATCTAACGCTAGATCATGTGATGCCGCGTTCTAAAGGCGGTTCTCACACTTGGGATAACGTAGTCGCAGCTTGTGAAAGATGTAACTCCCGTAAAGGCGATCGCACCCTGTTTGAAGCTGGTATGCAGCTGCGTACCAAACCAAAAGCGCCAATTCACCCCGCGATTTCTTTTGCTGAACAGTTTTGGATAGATATGCAAGGAAGCCTGGAATAA
- a CDS encoding alr0857 family protein — translation MLKLTYTESSFDLECVTLSLEEWVAQRVILALRVGQSFCIEPTTASFLLPVDLPGVEVLRAEVKRDDREIIALCACDTEYLEVTLRGSWLSDSSKDSVGVFFTAMSDRAEFFLHKLWQEAQSCASVLSE, via the coding sequence ATGCTGAAATTAACTTACACCGAAAGCAGTTTTGATTTGGAATGTGTAACTCTGTCGCTAGAAGAATGGGTAGCGCAGCGAGTGATTTTAGCCCTGCGAGTTGGGCAAAGTTTTTGCATTGAACCCACTACCGCTTCCTTTTTGCTTCCTGTTGATTTGCCAGGAGTAGAAGTACTCAGGGCTGAGGTAAAAAGAGATGACAGAGAAATCATTGCCCTCTGTGCCTGCGATACCGAATATCTGGAAGTCACCCTGCGGGGTTCTTGGCTATCAGATAGTTCTAAGGATTCTGTAGGTGTGTTTTTCACCGCTATGAGCGATCGCGCTGAGTTCTTTTTGCACAAACTGTGGCAGGAAGCTCAATCTTGTGCTTCTGTCCTGAGCGAATAA
- a CDS encoding polysaccharide deacetylase family protein produces MTDNYLMRQKIISIVAIASSITACSIAPGTSPQSGLNQPASKIHTAQIQDPAKGQINAQLPPSAQVENPTFTVPAKFQGKTVYKVQPSNNEKVIALSIDDGPWPKTTLEMLDILKQNNVKATFFWVGQALQANPDLAKQVVAQGHAIGNHTWHHWYRRMDEATAKSEIDRTSDLIYKTTGVKTALFRPPGGFLNNGLAAYAKSQKDAVIMWSLTSADTDPHAKPQAFVNNVLKGAKPGFIVLMHDGGGDRRRTVEALPQIISGLKQQGYRFVTIPELLQMKE; encoded by the coding sequence GTGACAGACAACTACCTCATGCGACAAAAGATAATTAGTATTGTCGCGATCGCTTCTAGTATTACAGCTTGTAGTATTGCTCCAGGCACTTCCCCACAATCGGGGTTGAACCAGCCAGCAAGCAAAATCCATACTGCACAAATTCAAGATCCTGCAAAGGGCCAAATTAATGCCCAGCTACCACCATCAGCCCAAGTAGAAAACCCTACTTTTACAGTCCCAGCTAAATTTCAGGGAAAAACAGTTTATAAAGTGCAACCCAGCAACAACGAAAAAGTTATTGCTTTAAGCATTGATGATGGGCCTTGGCCAAAGACAACCCTAGAAATGCTGGATATCCTGAAGCAAAATAATGTTAAAGCAACATTCTTTTGGGTAGGACAAGCCTTACAAGCAAATCCCGACCTAGCCAAACAAGTGGTAGCCCAGGGACACGCCATTGGCAACCATACTTGGCATCATTGGTATCGGCGGATGGATGAAGCCACAGCCAAGAGTGAAATCGATCGCACATCCGATCTGATATACAAAACTACAGGAGTTAAAACGGCTCTGTTTCGTCCTCCTGGAGGCTTTTTAAATAACGGACTAGCCGCTTATGCTAAAAGCCAGAAAGATGCTGTAATTATGTGGTCACTAACTTCAGCCGATACCGATCCTCACGCCAAACCGCAGGCATTTGTAAATAATGTGCTGAAAGGCGCGAAACCTGGTTTTATTGTTTTAATGCATGATGGTGGTGGCGATCGCCGCAGAACGGTAGAAGCTTTGCCACAAATCATCAGTGGACTAAAACAACAAGGCTATCGATTTGTGACAATTCCTGAACTGCTGCAAATGAAGGAATGA